In Macadamia integrifolia cultivar HAES 741 chromosome 5, SCU_Mint_v3, whole genome shotgun sequence, a single window of DNA contains:
- the LOC122077776 gene encoding sialyltransferase-like protein 1, which produces MRPFKASNTYRQPTIPILVCAAILFSLLVLAIQTSSFTGKRNSNLYQEEVRILSDFQSSVQQCVANRGLGLTAHIIDHCKLILKFPEGTNSTWYNAQFKIYEPLEYHYDVCEAILLWEQYRNMTTVLTREYLDARPDGWLEYAAKRIAQLGADKCYNRSLCEEHLNLILPAKPPFHPRQFRTCAVVGNSGDLLKTEFGQEIDSHDAVIRDNEAPVNEKYAKYVGLKRDFRLVVRGAARNMVAILNGSDDEVLIIKSVTHRDFNAMIKNIPNPVYLFQGIVLRRGAKGTGMKSIELALSMCDIVDIYGFTVDPGYTEWTRYFSTPRKGHNPLQGRAYYQLLECLGVIRIHSPMRAERKQDWSDVPSKETIREAHAAALRLKRSHTGQAGGLGPFGSCKVWGNVGQGNSGPISGSPDMSDIRKNSKYSKWEVLPFESLRKEAQEHHIQMGGVSLYKMDGNKLDDLVCVRRSLKSEV; this is translated from the exons ATGAGACCCTTCAAGGCCTCCAACACCTACAGGCAACCCACCATTCCAATTCTTGTCTGCGCTGCAATTCTATTCTCCCTCCTTGTTCTCGCTATTCAAACTTCTTCTTTCACTG GAAAACGGAACTCCAATCTCTACCAGGAAGAAGTTCGAATTTTGTCTGATTTTCAGTCCAGTGTTCAGCAATGCGTG GCAAACAGAGGTCTTGGATTGACTGCACACATCATTGACCACTGTAAATTGATCCTTAAATTTCCTGAAGGCACAAACAGCACGTGG TACAATGCACAGTTTAAAATTTATGAACCCTTGGAGTACCATTATGATGTTTGTGAAGCAATTCTACTGTGGGAACAG TACCGTAACATGACTACAGTTTTGACAAGAGAATATCTAGATGCACGACCAGATGGATGGCTAGAGTATGCAGCAAAAAGAATTGCTCAGTT GGGAGCAGATAAATGTTACAACCGTTCTCTTTGTGAGGAGCATCTCAATTTGATTTTACCAGCAAAGCCCCCATTTCATCCTCGCCAGTTTCGGACATGTGCAGTTGTTGGGAACTCTGGTGATCTTTTGAAGACAGAGTTTGGACAGGAGATTGATAGTCACGATGCAGTTATACGAGACAATGAAGCCCCTGTTAATGAG AAATATGCCAAGTATGTTGGTTTGAAAAGGGATTTCCGCCTTGTAGTAAGGGGTGCTGCTCGTAACATGGTAGCTATTCTCAATGGATCCG ATGATGAAGTACTTATTATTAAAAGTGTGACACATAGAGACTTCAATGCAATGATAAAG AATATTCCAAATCCAGTTTATCTTTTCCAAGGTATTGTGCTACGAAGAGGTGCTAAAGGAACCGGAATGAAATCTATCGAACTTGCACTTTCTATGTGTGACATTGTTGACATATATGGTTTCACAGTTGATCCTGGTTACACGGAATG GACTCGCTACTTCTCCACACCAAGGAAAGGGCACAACCCACTGCAAGGAAGGGCATATTATCAACTCCTAGAGTGCCTTGGC GTTATCAGGATCCATTCTCCCATGAGAGCTGAAAGGAAACAAGATTGGTCGGATGTTCCAAGTAAAGAAACGATACGGGAAGCCCATGCAGCAGCCTTGCGCTTGAAGAGAAGTCATACTGGTCAGGCTGGAGGGTTAGGACCATTTGGTAGTTGTAAGGTGTGGGGCAATGTAGGACAAGGCAACAGTGGGCCCATTTCAGGATCTCCAGATATGAGCGACATACGTAAGAATTCTAAATACAGTAAGTGGGAAGTCCTGCCATTTGAGAGTCTAAGAAAGGAAGCACAGGAGCACCATATTCAAATGGGAGGTGTATCTTTATATAAAATGGATGGCAATAAATTGGATGATCTGGTCTGCGTGAGGCGCTCTTTAAAGTCAGAGGTATAG